The sequence below is a genomic window from Rudanella lutea DSM 19387.
TCAATGTACCGACCTCGGACGAGGGAGCCTTAGTTGCTATTTTTGGGAATAATATTAAAAATATCAGCCCCACAACTAGCAACGGTGATGCCATCGTAAAGCTTAATGCCAGGAATGAAGTCATCTGGGCTAAGATGACGAACGATCTGATGGGCATTCCAGTCGGCCCAAACAGCGAGTTTCTTCCTGCCTACAGAATATCGTCGATGATCGCTTCGGCTACTGGTGGGTACTTTGTGGCAGGCTACATGACCAGTAGCGGATCAGGGGAGAATTTCATCATGAAGATAAGCGACAACAGCACACCTGAATGGATACAAAAGTTTCCATTTAGTCGGGAAGGCCAGGATAGTATTAAAACGATAACTGCAACGAAAGATGGAGGTTTAATAGTTGGCCGGGATTATAGTGAGAGACTTTTTGATGGAGTTTATCTAAGGCGTTACAATACGCAGGGTACTGTTCTTAGTACTGCTACCTTAAGTTTCCAAATTGGAAATCTCCTTTTCGCTAAAATAGAGAAAGTTCGGACCGATGGAGATGATCTACTCGCTATAGGCAGTTATAATGAGACACCCACCAAACGCAGGGGGTTTGTCGCTAAGCTACGTGCAGATCTAACAACAATCTGGCTGAAACGCGATACAGAGGAGTTTGTCGATGTTATCCGAGACCCCAAAAGCGATCGATATCTGGCGTTGAAAGCGGGCGGCTTCACCAGTGGATCGCTCAACAACCCGATCAGTGCCTTTAGCTTAGACGGCCAACCAATCAATATCCTATACCAATAACCGGCCTTATTCATTTACCAGTAAACCTGGTTTTCACACAGACTCACAGGGCAATCTTTTCGTGGCTGCCAATGGTTTAGACATTAATAATCCTAAAAACCCTGAGCGGTTCTTTTTACTAAAGCTCAACTCTTATACTATTAACGGTACAGATTACATTGCGCCTAGTGCAGCCTATGAAAGTGCCAGACTAACACGGTCATTCAACATCGCCCCCGATGGAAGTTATATCAAGTCAGGCTCAATACCACGAGATGCTTCTTCATCTTTTGGGTATGTAGAAAAGTTGATTTCTGATTCTACTCTCCCCACCGGCTCGTTTGCCCTAACGGTCCCCAGCTACGACTGCAATACCGGAGCCCTGACCCTCACTACCACCGGCGGAAACGGTGCCCCTATCGACTTCCGCATCGTCGGCCTGCGCGACTGGGCATCCAGCAACAGCTTCTCTGTCCCCGCCCACCAGCGCGCCAACACAACATTCACCCTGGAAGCCCGTCAGAATGGACAGGTTATCACCCTGCCTTTCACCACCGCCTGCGGCACCACTACCCCACCCGTAACACCACCGGTACCCCCGCCCACGGGTAGCTTCGCCCTCACTGCCCCCAGCTACGACTGCAACACTGGCGCCCTGACAATCAATTCCACCACGGGTAACGGTACCCCCATCGATTACCGGATCGTGGGTCTGCGTGACTGGGCACCCAGCAACAGCTTCACCGTACCCGCCTGGCAACGCACCGACACGAGATTCACCCTGGAAGCTCGCCAGAGCGGAGAGATCATCTCACTGGCTTTCACCACTGCCTGCGGCATTACCACGCCCCAGCCACCTGTTACTCCGCCAACGGGTACGGCCTTAGATTTTGGAAGTCCTGGTTTCGACTGTCAAACCGGACGCTTAGTAGTCGGAGTGAACGGAGGGGATGGAGGTATTATTGAGTTCCGCGTACCAGGCCTGGCTGACTGGCAGAGATCGGCAATCTTCACCGTGCCCACCTACCAGCGTAATGGTACAACCTTCACTCTGTATGCTCGTCAGAGCGGGAGGGAGATCAGCACCAGCTTCACTACTGGCTGTGGCACGGCTCGTCTGGCCAATGTTGAGACGGACATGCGCTGGCAGGTGTCGGTGCTGGGCAATCCTGTCGAGGAACAGGTGCAGTTGCGCCTGAGCGGTCTGACAGGTCAGGCGGTGGGTCTGAGTGTGGTGGATGCCACGGGCCGCGTGATAGCTGAGCGGCAGGTAGTGGTTGGTCAGGAAGGCCAGCAGGAAAGCCTGCGGCTGGAAAGCACGGGCGGGGTGTATGTATTGCGAGCCATCAGTCAGGGGCAACAGCAGGTGATAAAGCTGATCAAATGATGAATAACAACGAGCTTTATCTCGGTCTGATAGACTACCCTAAATTAATTTAAAGACAAATCACTTTCTAATTAGTTGATCTTCAGCAAAAAAAGCCGCCCAATCGATGAGCGGCTTTTTTTGTGCCCAGCGCGACGCATTCGGAAGGCGTAGGTCGCAGACGGTGGGCCTTTGACCGAAAAAAGCCCCCATCCAAAGGTCGGGAGCTTTTCGGTCACGTTGAACGTGGTACTTAAACACAAGCTATCGCCAGAAAGGCATCTCGCCCTGCTGAACAGCCTGTTGGCGGTTACGGCCATCCACATCCATCACCTGAATCGTGCGGGAGCCTGTATTGGTATTATCCGTATTCATAAAAATGATGCGGGCACCATTAGGACTAAACTGAGGGTCGAGGTCGTTGGTACCGGCCGGTTTCGAGGTTTGGCTCTGATTTTCGGTCCGCACCGATGAGAGATCGGTCAGTGTACCACTCACCAGATCGAGCACAAATAAACGGGCATCCAATTGCCGCCCCTGCTCGTTCTGCAACGTCCCTAAATCGACCGACAGAAGCAGTTGCCGACCATCGGGCGAGAATACCGGATTACCCACCCGGCTACTCCGGCGGCTAAACACAGGCGTAAGTGCCCCACCCGCTACGGGTACAATCACGATGTCGTGATCGTAAAAACCCGCCGTAGTGCGTGCTACCAGCCGGTTTCCCTGCGCCGACCAGTCGCAACCGGCAAAAAAGCGGCCCGCCGGGGCAGTGGCCAGTTGCCGTAAACCCGTGCCATCAGTCCGAACCGTGTAGAGTTTGTCATAACTTGGAAAAACCAGTTGCGTGCCGTCGGGCGACCAGCAAAACGACAGATCCGTGGCCGACTGCCCACCGATAGGCACCGACGTAACCCGCCGGATATTACTCCCGTCAGTATTCATCACGTAAAGAAACGTTTCGGTGTCCACGTTCGAGATAAAGGCTACCTGTCGCCGGTCGGGGCTACCAATGGGTCGCCAGTTACTACCTGATTGGGTCAGTTGCTGTACTTCGGACGGGCTGGGTCCGGTGGCGAAAATCTGGTATTGCCCACCTACGCGCCGGGCAAACAGGTACGGCAGATCCGGGAAGGACCGGGTGCGGAACGAAAATAACGGACTGTTGACGGTATTGACCCCATCGCGGACGGTCACCTGCCACACATACGTGGTGTTATAAGCCAGATTGGCCACCACAAGCGAGTCGGTCAGTAAGCCCGTGTACGACTGTGTGGGAGTGGTGCTACCCTCGCGGAAAAGATTTACGTCGTACCGCAGGGTATCGCGGTTCGGGTCGG
It includes:
- a CDS encoding T9SS type A sorting domain-containing protein, with the protein product MISDSTLPTGSFALTVPSYDCNTGALTLTTTGGNGAPIDFRIVGLRDWASSNSFSVPAHQRANTTFTLEARQNGQVITLPFTTACGTTTPPVTPPVPPPTGSFALTAPSYDCNTGALTINSTTGNGTPIDYRIVGLRDWAPSNSFTVPAWQRTDTRFTLEARQSGEIISLAFTTACGITTPQPPVTPPTGTALDFGSPGFDCQTGRLVVGVNGGDGGIIEFRVPGLADWQRSAIFTVPTYQRNGTTFTLYARQSGREISTSFTTGCGTARLANVETDMRWQVSVLGNPVEEQVQLRLSGLTGQAVGLSVVDATGRVIAERQVVVGQEGQQESLRLESTGGVYVLRAISQGQQQVIKLIK
- a CDS encoding carboxypeptidase regulatory-like domain-containing protein, whose protein sequence is MRHFLLFISFCAGLLGLWSCTEDTFVEPTRLATVRGQVLVSTTRQPVRGALVRISPGGRITETDSTGNFRFDSVLAGRYTVSAAKEPFRTEVATVEADVQLVSQITLLLVEDRTQNKAPTPPASVTPTSGTANVPTTLTLKWRASDPNRDTLRYDVNLFREGSTTPTQSYTGLLTDSLVVANLAYNTTYVWQVTVRDGVNTVNSPLFSFRTRSFPDLPYLFARRVGGQYQIFATGPSPSEVQQLTQSGSNWRPIGSPDRRQVAFISNVDTETFLYVMNTDGSNIRRVTSVPIGGQSATDLSFCWSPDGTQLVFPSYDKLYTVRTDGTGLRQLATAPAGRFFAGCDWSAQGNRLVARTTAGFYDHDIVIVPVAGGALTPVFSRRSSRVGNPVFSPDGRQLLLSVDLGTLQNEQGRQLDARLFVLDLVSGTLTDLSSVRTENQSQTSKPAGTNDLDPQFSPNGARIIFMNTDNTNTGSRTIQVMDVDGRNRQQAVQQGEMPFWR